From a single Clostridium isatidis genomic region:
- a CDS encoding integrase, whose amino-acid sequence MEKFINEQSILLEEYDEQLVRRLIEKITVYDDKLTIEFKSGVEIDIEK is encoded by the coding sequence ATGGAAAAATTCATTAATGAACAATCCATCCTCCTTGAGGAGTATGATGAGCAACTAGTAAGGAGACTTATAGAGAAAATAACGGTCTATGATGATAAACTAACTATTGAATTTAAATCTGGTGTAGAAATTGATATAGAAAAATAA
- a CDS encoding ArsR/SmtB family transcription factor, protein MAKKIQPIERCDCDVIHEEIVNKVREKMPQEETLYDLAELFKVFGDSTRIKILWALDESEMCVCDIAFLLNMTQSAISHQLRVLKQAELVKSRREGKIVFYSLEDEHVKQIFDQGLIHISEESK, encoded by the coding sequence ATGGCAAAAAAAATTCAACCAATTGAAAGATGCGACTGTGATGTAATACATGAGGAAATTGTAAATAAAGTGCGAGAAAAAATGCCTCAAGAAGAAACTCTATATGATCTAGCAGAACTATTTAAAGTTTTTGGAGATTCAACAAGAATTAAGATACTCTGGGCATTAGATGAATCAGAGATGTGCGTTTGCGATATTGCATTCTTATTAAATATGACCCAATCAGCAATTTCACATCAGCTAAGAGTCTTAAAGCAGGCTGAACTAGTAAAGAGCAGAAGAGAAGGAAAGATTGTATTCTACTCTCTTGAAGATGAACATGTAAAGCAAATATTTGACCAGGGATTAATTCATATTTCAGAAGAAAGTAAGTAA